A stretch of DNA from Betaproteobacteria bacterium:
GGCAGCAGCATCCGATTGGCATTTATCTCAAGATCTGGGGCCTGCTGTTCGTTCTCAGCACCGCGTCGTATCTGGTCGACTACTTCCACGTTCAGGGCTACCTCAGGTGGTTTCTGATCATCGTGTTCATGTTGCTGAAAGCAGGGCTGATCGTTGCGTTCTTCATGCATATGATCTGGGAGCGCTTGGCCTTGATGTATGCCATCTTGGTCCCGCCGCTGTTGTTGATGGTACTTTTGGGCATCGGGGCGTTTGAAGCAGACTATACGTTCTTTACACGAGGTACGTTCTTCGGACACACGCCCTGAGCCAGGCTCGGTGATCGCCAGGTTGCCCGCGTGTCAGTGAGTCCGCCAGCGGAGTGCACAGCGCCGACCGGCGAACACGACTGGGAGATCCTGCTCTGAGACCCTTCGCCGCATTGGTGCTGTGTTTGGTAGTCCTCACGAGTTGTGACATTCGCCCAAAGGCGAGTTTCAATGCCACCGATATCACCGGAGCGGAGTTTGGCCGCGAGTTTGCCTTGGTCGACCACAATGGCACGGCACGCCGTTTGGCCGACTTCAAGGGCAAGGTGGTTGTCATGTTCTTTGGTTTTACCCATTGCCCGGATGTGTGTCCAACGACTTTGGCACAGATGGCCAAGGTGATGACGCAACTAGGCGAGAATTCCGCGAGCCGGGTTCAGGTATTGTTTGTTACCGTGGATCCCGAAAGGGACACTCAGGACGTGTTGAAGAACTACATCACCGCCTTTAACCCCAATTTTCTCGGCCTCAGGGGCGATCAGGATGCCCTTTCGCGCACGGCGAAGGAGTTCAAACTGGTGATCATGAAGAACGCCGAGACCTCTCCGGGCAACTACAGCGTCGATCACTCAACCCAGACCTTCGTCTACGATAGGCAGAATCGGTTGCGCCTGTTCGTGACCCACGGGCAGATCGAGGAAGCGCTGGCGCACGATATTGACCTGCTACTAAAGCAAGACTGAAACGCCGCAATCGCCGCGACGTAGTGTTAGCGCGGTTGACGGACGCTCTACCAGGCTGCGGGGATCAGCGCTCGCATCTTCTTCATAGCCTGCTGCTCGATTTGGCGAATGCGTTCCGCCGACACGCCGAATTCACCGGCCAAGTCATGCAGTGTCGCGGCCTCGTCCTCTGTTAACCAACGCGCCTCGATAATGCGGCGGCTTCGGCGGTCCAAACTACCGAGGGCGCGCTCGAGACCTTTGGCTTTAAGTCTCTCCGCTTGGTCATACTCGAGTATGCGGCCAGGTTCATCGTCCTGGTTCGACAGATAGGCGATGGGGCTGTAGGCATCGTCTTCGTCATTCGCAGGCTCTAGCGGGACATCTTGGCCGCCCAGCCTAGTTTCCATCTCCACGACGTCAGAGCTTCGCACGTTGAGTTGCTTGGCCATGTCGTCGGCTTCGACCCGGCTTAGGGTGCCCGAACTCTTTTTCATGCTGCGCAGGTTGAAGAACAGTTTGCGCTGCGCTTTCGTGGTGGCAATCTTGACGATGCGCCAGTTGCGCAGAATGTGCTCGTGGATCTCGGCGCGAATCCAGTGTACGGCGAACGAAACGAGGCGCACGCCCCGGTCGGGATCGAAGCGCTTCACGGCCTTCATCAAGCCGACGCTCCCTTCCTGGATCAAGTCGGAGTGGGGCAGCCCATAGCCCAGATATCCCCTCGCGATGGACACTACCAAGCGCAGGTGAGATAAAACCAACTGGCGCGCGGCTTCCAGATCGCCTTCTGCCTTGAATTGGCGAGCAAGCCGGGACTCTTCTTCCTCACTCAAGAGCGGGAATCGGTTGACGGCCTGGATGTATGCGTCCAGGCTTCCAAGACTGGCGGGTATCGGAAACGCTGCGGATAACGCATTGTTCATAGGGTAATTTCCTCCTTGGGGCAATATTAGCACTCGCGCCGTTAGAGTGCCAATACCAAAGAAGTTTCCCGCCTATTTAATATTCCAGGCGCCAAAGATGGCGGCTAACGGAGAGCCAAGCGCCCAGCAAGCCAAGTAGGCTCGCGGCCACCAGCAAGCTCCCGGCGTCCCAAACGCTTAGACCCTTGAGCTGAAACTGCCCGCTGTAAAACACCGCCAGATCGCTGAGATGGTAGTTAAGCCACGCCGCGATGAGTAATACCAATAAGCAGGCGACGACCGCCCCCGCAAGTCCTTGCACTGCTCCCGCATAGAGGAAGGGCCGGAGAATGTATCCGTGGGTAGCGCCGATGAGCCGGGTGACCTCGATTTCCTCTTGCCGGGTTAGAATTTGCAGGCGAATCGTATTGAAGGTGACGGCGATCACCGCTCCGCTCAATAGCAGCGCCAGCACGGCCACCAGCGCCTTGCCCACGCGCAACACAGCATAGAGCTTCCTCGCCCATTCGGCGTCGGCCTGAACGTGCTGGACCTTTGGCCATGCGCTCACCGCCAGCCGTATGCGTTCCAGCGTCTTTGGATTGTGGTCCTTGGCGGTGATCACGAAGGCGTCGGGCAGGGGGTTTTCGCCCAACTCTCCCAGCACATCCCCCAAATTGCTGCCCGCCTTGAGTTCCTCCAAGGCCTTATCCTTGGGAACAAAGTGAAAGGAGCCGGCATCGCCTAGCTTCTCCAACGCCTGGTTGGTCTTCGCAACATCACTCTGGGCCGCGTCCATGGCCATGAAAACGCTGAGTTGGGGTTCGCGTGACATTTGCCGCGACGTGCCTTGAAGGTTATCCAGGATCACATAGAGCACGGCGGGAAGGCTCAGAGCGATGCCGATCACCGACGCATTGAGAATCGCGACGACAGGACGAGTGCGGAAGCGGGATAGCACTTCGCGAAAAGACGTGAGTTGCTGGTTGGCCCACGGCTTCAAGCGCTCACCCGCCCTTCTTGTAGGGATAGCACGCGTCCTTGAAGCCGCGCTGTCACCTCGGGATCATGGGTGGCCACCACGCAGGTGACCCCGCTCGAGTTGAAAACGCGTAGCAATTCGGCGATTTCAATCGCGTAGGCGGGATCCAGATTTGCCGTGGGCTCGTCGGCGAGCAGCACCCTGGGGTTGTGGACGATCGCCCGCGCAATGCACAGCCGCTGCTTCTCTCCGCCAGACAACGTTACGGGGAGCGAGCTCTGTCTGGCCAATAGACCAACACGCTCGAGAGCGGCACGGGCTCTTCGAAGACTTTCGCTGCGCGCGACGCCTAGAATATCCAGAGGGAGGGTTGTATTGTCCAGCGCCGAGCGGTCATAGAGTAATTTATGGTCTTGAAACACTAGGCCGAAATGACGGCGGAAAAAAGGGACCGATCCGCGCCGCAATGCGCCGACATTCTGGCCATTCATCATGATGGTGCCCGAAGAGGGCCGCTCGATGGCTGCCATCAATTTCAGCACGGTGGTCTTGCCAGCCCCCGAATGCCCGATGAGCACCAGCATTTCTCCGCTCGCCACCGAGAAGGATGCACCGGCGAGGGCGGTGTGCCCGCCTGGATAGCGCTTGGTGACCTGCTCGAAGTTAATCACGCCATGCTCACATTCTTATTTAGTCGAACAGGGCGTCCACATAATCCTTGGCGTTGAAGGGGCGAAGATCGTCGATGTCCTCGCCCACCCCCACGAATCGAAGCGGTATGGGCTTGTGGCGCGCGATACCGGCGATGGCGCCACCCTTCGCCGTACCGTCCAGCTTCGTCAGCACCAAACCCGTAAGCCCGAGGGCATCGTCAAAGGCCTTTACTTGCGCCACCGCATTTTGCCCCGTGTTAGCGTCGAGCACGAGCAGCACTTCGTGGGGTGCATCGGGTATCACTTTGGTGACGACGCGCTTCACCTTCTTCAACTCGTCCATCAAGTGCAATTGAGTGGGCAAACGCCCCGCGGTATCCGCCAGCACGATGTCGGTCCCCTTGGCGATGGCCGACTGGAGGGTATCGAAGATCACCGCCGCCGGGTCACCGTCTTGTTGGCTTATGACGGTGATCTGGTTGCGCTCGCCCCAGGCGCGCAATTGCTCCACCGCGGCGGCGCGAAAGGTATCTCCCGCGGCCAGCATGATGGACTTGCCTTGGCCGCGAAAATACCACGCCAGCTTACCGATGGACGTGGTTTTACCGGCTCCGTTCACGCCAGCCACTAAAATGACAAAGGGCTTTTTTGGGGGAATCACAAGAGCTTGAGACAACGGAGACAGTAGTTCCAAAAGGCATTCCTTGAGAAACCTCTTCACTTCGCTGGGTTGCGTGACGCGTTCGCGCGCTACTCGTTGCTTGAGTTGCGCGAGCAGATATTCGGTCGGCGCGACACCGATATCGCAGCCGATGAGGATGGTCTCCAGCTCTTCGTAGAGCGCGTCGCCGATCTTGGCGTGGCGGCCGAGCAATTGCCCGAGCTGGCTACCCAGTTTGTCGCGCGTTTGCGAGAGACCTGCCTTGAGGCGGGTGAGCCAACCCGCGGGGTTCTCTCCCGCGGGTTGTTTGTTAGACTTCAGAAAACCAAGCATATGGACGCCACAATGTCGCGGGTGCGAATTCTATCTTACCGGTATTGGCGGTTAGCACTATTCGCCAATGCCGCGCTTTTCCTTGGCGCGGCCGGCGCAAATCCTCTGGATCGTACCCTTTCCAATGGCATGAAGGTCATCGTCAAGGAGGATCATCGCGCGCCCGTGGTGGTCTCCATGGTTTGGTACCGCGCCGGTAGCATCGACGAAGTCAATGGCAAGACCGGTGTCGCGCATGTGCTCGAGCACATGATGTTCAAGGGCACGAAGGAGGTGCCTCCCGGAGAATTCTCGCGCCAAGTGGCACGCGCGGGCGGGCGTGACAACGCTTTCACCAGCCGGGATCACACTGCTTACTTTCAGCAGTTGCAAAAGTCGCAGTTGCCACTCGCATTGAAATTGGAGGCCGACCGCATGGCTAACCTGGTGCTCTCCGACGAGGAATTCGCAAAGGAGATCCGGGTGGTGATGGAAGAGCGCAGGCTGCGCACGGACGACCAACCGCAAGCGCGCTTGTTCGAGCAAATCATGGCGGCGGTTTATGTGGCCCATCCCTACCGCACCCCCATCATCGGATGGATGAACGACCTGGAAAATATGACGGCCGAGGACGCGCGCGAGTGGTACCGGCGCTGGTATGCGCCCAACAATGCGGTTCTGGTCGTAGTGGGAGATGTCAAAACCGAGGAAGTATTCACGCTCGCGCAAGAAAAATTCGGTGGCATCGCGCGACGCCCGCTAGCCGCCCGTAAACCCCAGAAAGAGCCTGCGCAAATTGGCACCCGGCGCATTACCGTGAAAGTTCCCGCTGAGTTGCCCCGGTTGGTCATGGCCTATCAAGCGCCTTCGCTGCGCGACGTCAAACAGGACTGGGAGCCCTACGCGCTCGCCGTTCTCTCGGGCGTGTTGGACGGGCACGATGCGGCGCGCTTGGAAAAGAATCTCGTGCGGGAGACGAAAGCCGCGCTTTCAGCCGGCGCATCGTACAACGGGGTCAATCGCGGAGAAGCGCTTTTTTTCCTGGACGGGACGCCCGCGCCCGGGAAGTCTGTCCTAACCCTTGAAGCCGCGCTAAGAGAAGAAATCCGAAAAATCGCCGAGGACGGTGTCAGCGAACAAGAATTAAAACGCGTCAAGGCGCAAGTCGTGGCGAGCCAAGTCTATCAATTGGACTCCATGTTTAACCAGGCGCGCTTGATGGGCGCCTTGGAAATATCCGAATTGCCCTACGACTCCGCGCGCGAGCAAGGCGAAAGACTTCTCGCCATCACCAGCGCGCAAGTAAGCGCCGTCGCGAAGAAATACCTCACCGATGACAATCTCACGGTGGCGGTGCTGGACCCGCTGCCCGTGCAAGATCGTAAACCCGCCGCGGTACCGCCTTCCCTGCGGCACTAAGTAAGGACCTCGCATGCGACTGCTCTTGATTTTTCTCGCATGGGCGTGGGCTGGTCTCGCAACGGCCGCCTTGCCCATTCAACATTGGAAGACGAGCACCGGCGCACGCGTGTACTTCGTCGAGAGCCACGAACTTCCCATGCTCGACGTGAGTGCCGAGTTTCCCGCGGGTTCCAGCCAGGACACGGAGAAGAAATCCGGGTTGGCGGCCATGACCTTGCGCATGATGCGCCTGGGTGTTCAAGGTTTGGATGAGAACGCGATTTCCGAACAACTCGCGGACGTGGGCGCCGCGCTCGGAATGAGCTTCGACGTGGACCGGGCCGGCTATTCGCTACGGACCCTAAGCAAGAAGGAATTTCGCGATGCGGCGCTCGCCATCATGACCAAGGTGCTGAGCGAACCCACCTTCCCGGAGGCAGCGCTCGCACGCGAGGTGCAGCACTCCATATCGGAAATGAAGGAGTCCGAGATCAAGCCTGAAACCGTTGCCGCGCGCGCCTTCTCCAAGATGGTGTTCGCCGGCCACCCCTACCAACTGCGAGCGGGCGGCGAAGCCGGTACGCTTTCAACGCTGACGCGAGCGGACTTGGCGGAGTTCCATGCGAAACATTTCAACACGTCTGGTGCCGTGGTCGCGTTGATGGGCGACGTCACGCGCACGGAAGCCGCTCTCATCGCCGAACAACTGACGGCCGGATTGGCGCGCGGAAACAAGCCGGCGCCCATTCCCCCGGTGAACATGATCCTCAGGGGCGAAGAGCGGTTCATCAGTCACCCATCCGCCCAAGCTCACATCCTAACCGGCGGGCCGGGCGTGAAACGAGGAGACCCCGATTATTTTCCGCTGCTGGTGGGCAATTACATTTTTGGGGGCGGGGGTTTCAACTCGCGCTTGACCCTGGAGGTGCGCGAAAAGCGCGGCCTGACTTACAGTGTCTATAGTGCCTTTTCGCCATACCGCGAGGCGGGGGCCTTTCAGATTGGACTGCAAACGCGGCGTGACCAGGCCAAGCAAGCCTTGCAAGTGGTGCGCGATACCCTGAAGACCTTCGTGACCGATGGGCCCACGGCCGCCGAGCTGGAAGGGGCAAAGCAGAATTTGATTGGCGGATTTCCCTTGCGTATCGATACCAGCCGAAAAATTCTGGAGTACCTCGCGGTGATCGGTTTCTACGATTTGCCCTTGGATTATCTGGAGCTATTCCCAGAGCGGATCGCGCAAGTGACGCTCCCGAAAATCAAGGAGGTCTTCGCCAGAAGGGTGGATCCCTCGCGTTTGGCGACCGTGGTCGTCGGTGGCGAAAACAACTAAGCTTGCGCGTGCGCCCAACCGTGTGCGAATCATCGGCGGAGAATACCGCGGCCGTATCCTGCGGTTCCCCGCGTCGGTTCAGTTGCGGCCCACGCCTGATCGCGTGCGCGAGACGATCTTCAACTGGCTGGGACAAGACCTCACGGGACGCACATGCCTGGATCTGTTCGCCGGTAGCGGAGCGCTGGGTTTCGAGGCCGCATCGAGAAATGCCGCGGACGTGGTCATGGTGGAGCAAGACCGGAACACTTTCGCGGCTTTGCAGGAGAACCAGCGCTTGCTGGGCGCCGGTAGAACCCAGCTCGTGAACCGCAATGCGATAGAATTCCTGGGTAAGGAAGCGCGGCGCTACGACGTCATTTTTCTCGACCCGCCTTACGATTTTGGGAAAACCGAAGAACTTTTCACCCACCTACCCGCTATTCTCGCCGTCGGCGGGATGGTGTACCGGGAAGGGCCGCGGTTCCTAGCAGAGTCTGGGCAATGGGTGTCCTACCGGCAAGCGAAAGCAGGCGCTGTCCACTACCAACTTCTCCAATACAACCATGCCTAATGCGGTCTATCCCGGTACCTTCGATCCCCTGACGCGCGGGCACGAAGATCTTGTACGCCGCGCCGTGCGCCTCTTCGACGGCATCACTATCGCCGTGGCCGATAGCGTGGCGAAGCGCCCTTTGTTCACGTTGGCTGAGCGAGTGGAAATCGCACGCGAGGCCTTCGCCGATCTTGCGTCCGTGCAAGTGGTAGGGTTCAAGGGGCTATTGATGAATTTATTGCAAGAGCGCGGCGAGCGCGTCATTCTGCGGGGCTTGCGCGCCGTTTCGGATTTCGAGTACGAGTTTCAACTGGCAGGGATGAACCGGCAACTTTATCCCAACGTCGAAACGGTTTTTCTCACTCCCGCCGAGAGCCACATGTTCGTTTCCGCCACCATGGTGCGGGAGATCGCGACTCTGGGCGGCGATGTCAGCATTTTCGTGAATCCGAAGGTAGCCCAGCGTCTCTTGACCAAGGTCGGCGGCGCATAACCATGGCATTGTCGATCACTTCCGAGTGCATCAACTGCGACGTGTGCGAACCCGAGTGTCCCAATGCCGCCATATCGGCGGGCGAGTTGGTCTACGAAATAAACCCTAGCCGGTGTACCGAGTGCGTGGGACACTTCGCAACGCCGCAATGCGTGGAAGTGTGCCCGGTGGATTGCATCATCGTGGATGTGGCCAACACGGAAACGAAGGCGCAACTGGAGCGTAAGTACGAAATGCTTACCGCTGGCAGCGCGGGCAATAGAACGTAGATCGCTGGCTGACGCTTGCCAGCTTGACTGGGGCGCCGCACACACGGCAAGGTTCACCGTGGCGGTCGTAGACGAAGTAGCTTTGCTGAAAGTAGCCGGAGGAACCGTCGGTGTTGGTGAAGTCGCGCAAGGTGCTGCCGCCTGCTTCGATGGCACTGCTCAAAGTTGCGCGGACGGTTTCCACCAGTGCGCCGCAGCGCGCGACACTTAGTTTGCGCCCGGCGAGGCTTGGGCGAATGCCGGAACGAAATAGCGCCTCGTTGGCGTAAATATTTCCAACTCCCACGAGGATGCGGCTATCCATCAGCAAGTTCTTGATGGGAGCCGTGCGCCCGCGAAGTTGGCCGTGGAGCCATTTTCCGCTGACCTCCGCCGAAAAAGGTTCGGGCCCCAGATGCGCAATCAACTCATGTTGTTCTGGCGGGGCTTGCGTCCACAGCACGGCGCCGAAACGGCGTGGGTCGCGCAATCTCATGAGCTCGCCGCCGAATTCAAGATCGAAGTGATCGTGTTTCGCCGCGGCGGTACCCGTGGGAATAATGCGCAGACTGCCCGACATGCCAAGGTGCACGATCAGCCAGCCTTGTTCGCAATCCAGCAGTAGGTATTTCGCCCGCCGGTTCACGGCCTTCACACGCAATCCTGGCAAGATCGCGGGCAACTCCCTTGGAACCGGCCAGCGCAGATCGTGACGGCGGATCACCACCTTGGTGATGCAACGGCCTTCGATATGAGCTGCGACGCCGCGCCGCGTAACCTCGACTTCAGGCAACTCCGGCACTATTTCTTCTCGGTGCCGGCGCCAGGGGGCGCGGGTTCGGGCTTGGGTTCGAGTAATCGCTTGCCGGCTTCAGTGGAGTATTGAAATTGCAGCTTCTCGTCCGTGCGGGCGAGGATCAGGTCCGGTTCCTTCTGCAGCACTTCCAGGGCCAGCGTTTTACCACTGGCCAGTTTGACTCGTATCTGCTCGATGCCTGGTTTTCCCGAGTAGGGTTGTGTGAACAGGCTTGAGGATAACCGCCAGTCATCCGTCCACCGGTTCAAATCATCCTGGCTCAATTCGCCTTGCTTGGACTCGCGCCGTATCACTACCCACTTGCCGTCTTTTTGTTCGGCTGCGATGGCGCTCAATTCGAAGGCCACGGGCTTTTCACCCTCGGCGAAAAGGCTGTGGGTGAGCAGGCGGTCGGGTTTGCTGGGAATTTGCTGCGCGTAGTAGGATGGGATCAAGTACACGCTGCCTTTGCTCAATACGTATTGGTCCTGTGTGAGGGAGTTGGTGGTGCCGAAACTGAGCGCGTGCTCGCCGAAGCGCAGCGTGGTGGCCGGCTTATCCAAATCGAAGCGCGCCAGGTCGCTGGCTTCCAGCTTCTCCTTGCTCTTCACCGAAAGGATGTCCAGCATGCGGTTGACTTGGCTCGCGTCCGCGCGCGCGGTCATGGGCGAGGTGAGAGACCACAGGTTATCTTTTTTCACCAACTCCATCGTGTTGCCAGCCCGCTCTATCACGAGTTTCTGTATCTGGGCTGGGCTAAGAGAGGCTATCGCGTGTTGTACCGGCTCCTTGGTCCCTGGTTTGAAGTAGGCGTAAAGTCCCAGGCCGGCGAGGACCACCAACAACGCGATGTTGAGCCACCAGCCTTTACGCATCGTTCTTCCTATGCCTTACGCCGCCGCCACCAGATCATGCCACCGGCCGCGAGAAACGACACGGGGATGAAGACGAGAAAACTCAAACCCAGAAATCCCAGCTGCGTCTGATTCATGGAAAGTTGGCTATCCACTTTTTCGCGAGGTTGAACCGTGATGAGGCCTTCGTCGTCCGTGAGCCAGTTGAGCATGTTGATGCCAAGATCGAGATTGCCTCCCGAACCGAGATAGATGTTCGCCAGGAAGTGCCCCGTTCCCACTACAACCACCCTTTGCTTTTTCTCCTTGACGTTACGCTCCAAGGCGCCAGCGATCACGATTGGCCCGTGTACATCGCGCTTCTCGTCGAAGGTGTAGGCCTTGCTCTGCGTGTTGCTTTCGAGCCAACCCCTCGGCGAAACCTCCACCAGCGGTGAAAAACGCCAAGTCTTATCCTCGGCATTGGTGGCGATGGCGCGCGCGAAAGGAAAGGCGCTATTTAATTGGAAGTTGGTGGTGATCGCATGCATCCCATAGTTCGACGAGATGGACACCGTCGGTTGAATGCGCAGCGCCGCGGCATCGGGGTCGACGACGATACCTGGCGTAAGGTTCAAGCTCAACAGGTCCGCGATGGGTTGCAGCCCGTGTAGAGGCTCTTGGTCGAGGAGCCACAGTAGCGCGCCGCCTTTTTCCAGATAGCGCTGTAATTTCTCCACTTCTCCGGCGAGATATTCCACTTGCGGTTGCGTGATCACTAGAACGGCGGCGTTATCGGGAACCTCGGGCGCGATCGCAAGATTGACGCTGTTGACCCGAAAACCCTTATTGCCGATTTGGCGGCCGAACTCGCCCAGATCGTGGTTGGCCTGGCCGTTTAGTTTGCGCTCGCCGTGGCCGTCGACGAACATCACCAAGCGCTCCTTGTTGCGCACCAGGCGCATGAGGACGTTGGCCATCTCGCTTTCGGTGAAGTTGGTCAAGTGCTGGCGGCGTTTCTCGTATTCGATGACGAGTTCACCGTTGCTGCGCACCCCCGCCTCGGCGGTTTCCTTGGGTTGTTCGCGCGGATCGACGAAACTCAACACGATGCCGGGCTTGATGCGCTGGTAGGCCGCGATGAATTCCTTGATCTGCCGCTGCAAATCTCCCAGCGCGGCATCCTGGGGCGTGGCATAGGCGGTGACCTGGATGGCGCCTTTGATTTTTTTCAAGACATCCACGGTGGGTTGGGTCAGCGAGTTGCGTTTATTCTGCGTGATATCCCACTCGATCTTGCTGTCCTTGAGCACATAGACCACCAGCACGGCGATGGCGATGGCGAGCACGGCAAAGGAGCTGTTCTGTAGTAGCGACTGAAGCCGTAATTTTTTGTTCGCCTTCATGCGCGCACCCGGTCGCCTTCCAGGCGGCGCACCGCCAGCCCCGTGAACAATAGCACCAGCACCACGTAATAGGCCGCATCGGCCAAGGACAACACGCCCTTGGCGAAACTCTCGAAATGGCGTACCAGTGAAAGCATGTGCATCGCGCTATCCGGATCGGAGGTGCCGATGTTGATCAACCACAGGAGCAATAGCACGGCATAGGTTCCCACCGCGGCGACAATGGGTTGTGCCGTGAGAGACGATAGGTACAAGCCTATGGCCGCGAACGTGGCGCACAGGAGCAGCAGCCCCATGGTATTGGCGGCCAGCATGCCGGTATCGATTTTTCCACCGGTCAACAATGCCACACCCATCAACGCGATCAATCCCACGGGAATGG
This window harbors:
- a CDS encoding SCO family protein, with product MRPFAALVLCLVVLTSCDIRPKASFNATDITGAEFGREFALVDHNGTARRLADFKGKVVVMFFGFTHCPDVCPTTLAQMAKVMTQLGENSASRVQVLFVTVDPERDTQDVLKNYITAFNPNFLGLRGDQDALSRTAKEFKLVIMKNAETSPGNYSVDHSTQTFVYDRQNRLRLFVTHGQIEEALAHDIDLLLKQD
- the ftsY gene encoding signal recognition particle-docking protein FtsY — its product is MLGFLKSNKQPAGENPAGWLTRLKAGLSQTRDKLGSQLGQLLGRHAKIGDALYEELETILIGCDIGVAPTEYLLAQLKQRVARERVTQPSEVKRFLKECLLELLSPLSQALVIPPKKPFVILVAGVNGAGKTTSIGKLAWYFRGQGKSIMLAAGDTFRAAAVEQLRAWGERNQITVISQQDGDPAAVIFDTLQSAIAKGTDIVLADTAGRLPTQLHLMDELKKVKRVVTKVIPDAPHEVLLVLDANTGQNAVAQVKAFDDALGLTGLVLTKLDGTAKGGAIAGIARHKPIPLRFVGVGEDIDDLRPFNAKDYVDALFD
- a CDS encoding cytochrome C oxidase subunit IV → MEHAEGQQQVHEKGQQHPIGIYLKIWGLLFVLSTASYLVDYFHVQGYLRWFLIIVFMLLKAGLIVAFFMHMIWERLALMYAILVPPLLLMVLLGIGAFEADYTFFTRGTFFGHTP
- a CDS encoding ATP-binding cassette domain-containing protein, with amino-acid sequence MINFEQVTKRYPGGHTALAGASFSVASGEMLVLIGHSGAGKTTVLKLMAAIERPSSGTIMMNGQNVGALRRGSVPFFRRHFGLVFQDHKLLYDRSALDNTTLPLDILGVARSESLRRARAALERVGLLARQSSLPVTLSGGEKQRLCIARAIVHNPRVLLADEPTANLDPAYAIEIAELLRVFNSSGVTCVVATHDPEVTARLQGRVLSLQEGRVSA
- the rsmD gene encoding 16S rRNA (guanine(966)-N(2))-methyltransferase RsmD, producing MAKTTKLARAPNRVRIIGGEYRGRILRFPASVQLRPTPDRVRETIFNWLGQDLTGRTCLDLFAGSGALGFEAASRNAADVVMVEQDRNTFAALQENQRLLGAGRTQLVNRNAIEFLGKEARRYDVIFLDPPYDFGKTEELFTHLPAILAVGGMVYREGPRFLAESGQWVSYRQAKAGAVHYQLLQYNHA
- the mutM gene encoding bifunctional DNA-formamidopyrimidine glycosylase/DNA-(apurinic or apyrimidinic site) lyase, producing MPELPEVEVTRRGVAAHIEGRCITKVVIRRHDLRWPVPRELPAILPGLRVKAVNRRAKYLLLDCEQGWLIVHLGMSGSLRIIPTGTAAAKHDHFDLEFGGELMRLRDPRRFGAVLWTQAPPEQHELIAHLGPEPFSAEVSGKWLHGQLRGRTAPIKNLLMDSRILVGVGNIYANEALFRSGIRPSLAGRKLSVARCGALVETVRATLSSAIEAGGSTLRDFTNTDGSSGYFQQSYFVYDRHGEPCRVCGAPVKLASVSQRSTFYCPRCQR
- a CDS encoding pantetheine-phosphate adenylyltransferase, with amino-acid sequence MPNAVYPGTFDPLTRGHEDLVRRAVRLFDGITIAVADSVAKRPLFTLAERVEIAREAFADLASVQVVGFKGLLMNLLQERGERVILRGLRAVSDFEYEFQLAGMNRQLYPNVETVFLTPAESHMFVSATMVREIATLGGDVSIFVNPKVAQRLLTKVGGA
- a CDS encoding YfhL family 4Fe-4S dicluster ferredoxin — encoded protein: MALSITSECINCDVCEPECPNAAISAGELVYEINPSRCTECVGHFATPQCVEVCPVDCIIVDVANTETKAQLERKYEMLTAGSAGNRT
- a CDS encoding FtsX-like permease family protein, with product MKPWANQQLTSFREVLSRFRTRPVVAILNASVIGIALSLPAVLYVILDNLQGTSRQMSREPQLSVFMAMDAAQSDVAKTNQALEKLGDAGSFHFVPKDKALEELKAGSNLGDVLGELGENPLPDAFVITAKDHNPKTLERIRLAVSAWPKVQHVQADAEWARKLYAVLRVGKALVAVLALLLSGAVIAVTFNTIRLQILTRQEEIEVTRLIGATHGYILRPFLYAGAVQGLAGAVVACLLVLLIAAWLNYHLSDLAVFYSGQFQLKGLSVWDAGSLLVAASLLGLLGAWLSVSRHLWRLEY
- the rpoH gene encoding RNA polymerase sigma factor RpoH, whose product is MNNALSAAFPIPASLGSLDAYIQAVNRFPLLSEEEESRLARQFKAEGDLEAARQLVLSHLRLVVSIARGYLGYGLPHSDLIQEGSVGLMKAVKRFDPDRGVRLVSFAVHWIRAEIHEHILRNWRIVKIATTKAQRKLFFNLRSMKKSSGTLSRVEADDMAKQLNVRSSDVVEMETRLGGQDVPLEPANDEDDAYSPIAYLSNQDDEPGRILEYDQAERLKAKGLERALGSLDRRSRRIIEARWLTEDEAATLHDLAGEFGVSAERIRQIEQQAMKKMRALIPAAW
- a CDS encoding insulinase family protein; this encodes MDATMSRVRILSYRYWRLALFANAALFLGAAGANPLDRTLSNGMKVIVKEDHRAPVVVSMVWYRAGSIDEVNGKTGVAHVLEHMMFKGTKEVPPGEFSRQVARAGGRDNAFTSRDHTAYFQQLQKSQLPLALKLEADRMANLVLSDEEFAKEIRVVMEERRLRTDDQPQARLFEQIMAAVYVAHPYRTPIIGWMNDLENMTAEDAREWYRRWYAPNNAVLVVVGDVKTEEVFTLAQEKFGGIARRPLAARKPQKEPAQIGTRRITVKVPAELPRLVMAYQAPSLRDVKQDWEPYALAVLSGVLDGHDAARLEKNLVRETKAALSAGASYNGVNRGEALFFLDGTPAPGKSVLTLEAALREEIRKIAEDGVSEQELKRVKAQVVASQVYQLDSMFNQARLMGALEISELPYDSAREQGERLLAITSAQVSAVAKKYLTDDNLTVAVLDPLPVQDRKPAAVPPSLRH
- a CDS encoding insulinase family protein, whose translation is MRLLLIFLAWAWAGLATAALPIQHWKTSTGARVYFVESHELPMLDVSAEFPAGSSQDTEKKSGLAAMTLRMMRLGVQGLDENAISEQLADVGAALGMSFDVDRAGYSLRTLSKKEFRDAALAIMTKVLSEPTFPEAALAREVQHSISEMKESEIKPETVAARAFSKMVFAGHPYQLRAGGEAGTLSTLTRADLAEFHAKHFNTSGAVVALMGDVTRTEAALIAEQLTAGLARGNKPAPIPPVNMILRGEERFISHPSAQAHILTGGPGVKRGDPDYFPLLVGNYIFGGGGFNSRLTLEVREKRGLTYSVYSAFSPYREAGAFQIGLQTRRDQAKQALQVVRDTLKTFVTDGPTAAELEGAKQNLIGGFPLRIDTSRKILEYLAVIGFYDLPLDYLELFPERIAQVTLPKIKEVFARRVDPSRLATVVVGGENN